The Sphingomonas sp. G-3-2-10 DNA window ATGAGTATCAGATGGCGGGGATGAACCAGCAGCTCAATGCGCGGATCGAAACCGTCTTCCTGATGGCCGACGTCTCGCTTCAGCCGATCGCCAGCCGGCTGGTGAAGGAAATCGCCCTCTATGGCGGCGCGATCCACAAGTTCGTGCCCCACGCGGTCGAAGCCGATGTGGTAAAGCGCGTTTCCGAACTGGGACTGAAGGGCTCGTAAGAGCGGGCTTTGAGCCGCCACATTCTTCGACTAGACCCGCGCCTGACCCGATTTTGGGAATTGGAGAGTCGATGCGTTTCGCTGCCGCACTGGTCGCCCTGACCGCCCTGTTCGCCATCACCCCCGCTGCCGCGCAGAAAGCGCCCAAGCCGACCGCCGAGCCGCTCAGGGGTGTCGCTGCGACGGAGGTTCAGCCGCAGGCGGTGCTGACCGCGCAGGATCCCGAGAATACCTGGGTGCTCGATCTGTCGTCGGGCGGCCGCGTCACCATCCGCCTGCGCCCCGATGTCGCGCCGAAGATGGTCGAGCGGATCAAGCTGCTCACCCGTCGGGGCTTCTACAATAATGTGATCTTCCACCGCGTGATCGACGCTCCCGAATCGATGGCCCAGTCGGGCGATCCCAAGGGCAACGGCACCGGCGGCTCCGACCTTCCCGACCTGCCCGCCGAGTTCAACAATCTGCCCCACGTCCGCGGCGCCGTGTCGGCTGCGCGCACCAAGGAGCCGGATACGGCGAACAGCCAGTTCTTCATCATGTTCGGCCCGCGCCTTGCCTTCGATCACAACTATACGGTGTTCGGCCGGGTGAGCTCGGGCATGGAGTGGGTCGACAAGATCGAGCGCGGCGAACCGCCGGTAAACCCGACGCGGATCGTCCACGCCTATATCGCCGCCGACAATCCCCCGCCCTATGCCAACGCGCCGGCCCCGGCACGGACCGCGCTGCCCGCGGGCGAGACCGAGGTCACGCTGCCGACGTCGACGCCGCGCAACTGACGCTGCCGGAGGGCTTCGGCCCGTGAATGTCGATCTGTTCGATTTCGATCTGCCCGCCGAGCGCATCGCGCTGAGGCCGGCATCGCCGCGCGATTCGGCGCGGATGCTGGTGCTCGCCGATGGCGCGACGCGCGACGCGAGCGTCGCCGATCTGCCCGCCATGCTGCGCGCGGGCGATCTGCTGGTGTTCAACGACACCCGCGTGATCCCGGCGCAACTGGAAGGCATGCGCGGCGAGGCGAAGATCGGCGCGACGCTGCACAAGCGCGAAGGGCCGCGCCGCTGGCGCGCGTTCATCCGCAATTCGCGGCGGCTGCGAGAAGGCGATACGATCGATTTTGGCGCGGGTGTCACTGCCACCGCCAGCGACCGGGCAGAGGATGGCAGCTTCGCGCTCGACTTCGCCGGAGACGAGCCGGTCGAATTGCTGCTCGAACGCTGCGGGCGGATGCCCTTGCCGCCCTATATCGCCTCGAAGCGCCCGACCGATGCGCGCGACGCCGACGATTACCAGACGATGTTCGCCGACCGGCCCGGCGCGGTTGCCGCGCCGACCGCGGCACTGCACTTCACGCCCGGACTGCTGGCGGCGCTCGACGCTGCCGGGATCGGCCACGCCACGCTGACGCTGCATGTCGGCGCGGGCACTTTCCTGCCGGTCAAGGCCGAGGACACCGACGCGCACAGGATGCATGCCGAATGGGGCCGCATCGACGCCGCGACCGCCGACCGGCTGAACGCGGTGCGCGCATCGGGGGGGCGGGTGATCGCAGTCGGCACTACCAGCCTGCGCCTGATCGAGAGCGCGAGCGGCGAGGATGACCTGATCCGCCCGTTCGAAGGCGACACGTCGATCTTCATCACGCCCGGCTATCGCTTCAAGGGCGTGGACGGGCTGATCACCAACTTCCATCTGCCGCGATCGACCCTGTTCATGCTGGTCTCGGCGCTGATGGGGCTGGAGCGGATGAAAGCGGCTTACGCTTATGCCATCGAAAATGAGTACCGGTTCTACTCTTACGGAGATGCGTCGCTGCTTCTTCCGTAAAGCGCTTTCGGTGGGTGGCCGTTGGGCGTCCTAGGGGAAGGGCCCTTTCTGGCTGTGATATGGCTGCAGATCTGCAACCTAATAGCCATTGTTGCGACCGAAAACGTGTGCAATATGGTATCTACACTCTTCTGGGGCGGCGAATGCAGAGTTTTAAGACGGTCTATTTCGCTGATTATCCGTGCCCACCGGAGGGGCGTTCGGGCCTGACAGTGCCTTTTGCAGCCACGGAGCTCCGCCTGTTTGAAGCTGTATCTCGATTAAGTA harbors:
- a CDS encoding peptidylprolyl isomerase — translated: MRFAAALVALTALFAITPAAAQKAPKPTAEPLRGVAATEVQPQAVLTAQDPENTWVLDLSSGGRVTIRLRPDVAPKMVERIKLLTRRGFYNNVIFHRVIDAPESMAQSGDPKGNGTGGSDLPDLPAEFNNLPHVRGAVSAARTKEPDTANSQFFIMFGPRLAFDHNYTVFGRVSSGMEWVDKIERGEPPVNPTRIVHAYIAADNPPPYANAPAPARTALPAGETEVTLPTSTPRN
- the queA gene encoding tRNA preQ1(34) S-adenosylmethionine ribosyltransferase-isomerase QueA codes for the protein MNVDLFDFDLPAERIALRPASPRDSARMLVLADGATRDASVADLPAMLRAGDLLVFNDTRVIPAQLEGMRGEAKIGATLHKREGPRRWRAFIRNSRRLREGDTIDFGAGVTATASDRAEDGSFALDFAGDEPVELLLERCGRMPLPPYIASKRPTDARDADDYQTMFADRPGAVAAPTAALHFTPGLLAALDAAGIGHATLTLHVGAGTFLPVKAEDTDAHRMHAEWGRIDAATADRLNAVRASGGRVIAVGTTSLRLIESASGEDDLIRPFEGDTSIFITPGYRFKGVDGLITNFHLPRSTLFMLVSALMGLERMKAAYAYAIENEYRFYSYGDASLLLP